Proteins encoded by one window of Arachis ipaensis cultivar K30076 chromosome B04, Araip1.1, whole genome shotgun sequence:
- the LOC107636759 gene encoding early nodulin-75-like, whose protein sequence is MAPKYTLAVLLLALVFAAVSIADEYPKPIHDKPPFQKPPYEKPPYHKPPFEKPPHDKPPYEKPPHEKPPYEKPPHEKPPYGKPPHQEEQVEKVEVNGYYKPPQHHEPRPYKPPYGGGGHGGHHPPAENEETDGYYKPHPHPPHHGHWPPTAN, encoded by the coding sequence ATGGCTCCCAAATACACACTTGCAGTGTTGCTACTTGCATTGGTGTTTGCAGCAGTCTCCATTGCTGATGAATACCCTAAACCTATTCACGACAAGCCTCCATTCCAAAAGCCACCCTATGAGAAGCCTCCATACCATAAGCCACCATTCGAGAAACCACCACACGACAAGCCACCCTATGAGAAGCCACCACATGAGAAGCCACCATATGAAAAACCACCACACGAGAAGCCACCATATGGAAAGCCACCCCATCAGGAGGAGCAAGTAGAGAAGGTTGAGGTTAATGGCTACTACAAGCCACCACAACACCATGAGCCTCGTCCTTACAAGCCACCgtatggaggtggtggacacgGCGGTCACCACCCTCCGGCGGAGAATGAGGAGACTGACGGTTACTACAAACCACATCCACACCCACCTCATCACGGCCACTGGCCTCCAACTGCCAACTAA